A window of Costertonia aggregata contains these coding sequences:
- a CDS encoding Nramp family divalent metal transporter has protein sequence MFKKIGPGVLIAAAFIGPGTVTACTLAGVGFGYSLLWAMLLSIIATIVLQEMSARLGIITQRGLADVIRQELHTPWIRKTVIGIILSAIVIGNAAYEAGNIGGGTLGLEAIFGAQYSAFYPFGIGVLAFLLLFVGNYKALEKIFVLLVLVMSVSFVCTAIITKPNLSEIFNGLLVPTMPKESILTIIALVGTTVVPYNLFLHASLVSEKWKNKSDLKPAKRDTFVSIILGGFVSMCIIIAAAAITNTEIENVMGLAKGLEPLYGSAAKYFMGLGLFAAGITSAITAPLAAAYVANSCFGWNASLRDNKFRFVWMFILVLGVFFSSFGIKPIEIIKFAQVANGILLPIIAIFLVWVVNRKSVMGAYSNTKLQNAIGIGIILLSVVLGSKSVLKVFGLF, from the coding sequence ATGTTCAAAAAAATAGGTCCGGGAGTATTAATTGCAGCAGCTTTCATTGGTCCCGGTACTGTTACAGCTTGTACTTTGGCCGGGGTAGGGTTCGGATATTCATTGCTTTGGGCCATGTTGCTGTCCATCATAGCGACCATCGTCTTACAGGAAATGTCGGCACGGTTAGGTATAATTACCCAAAGGGGATTGGCCGATGTCATCAGACAAGAATTGCACACACCGTGGATAAGGAAAACGGTTATCGGGATTATTTTATCGGCTATCGTGATCGGCAATGCAGCTTATGAAGCAGGCAATATAGGTGGCGGCACTTTGGGGTTGGAAGCAATCTTCGGAGCGCAGTATTCGGCTTTTTATCCTTTTGGTATTGGAGTGCTCGCATTTCTGCTTCTTTTTGTTGGTAACTATAAGGCCTTGGAAAAAATATTTGTGCTTTTGGTACTTGTCATGAGCGTATCGTTTGTTTGTACGGCAATCATCACAAAACCAAATCTGAGCGAAATATTCAATGGGCTGTTGGTACCAACAATGCCCAAAGAGAGTATATTGACCATTATTGCTTTGGTTGGTACCACGGTAGTACCCTATAATTTGTTTTTACATGCTTCATTGGTAAGTGAAAAATGGAAAAATAAAAGTGATTTAAAACCAGCTAAAAGAGATACGTTCGTTTCTATAATCTTGGGTGGTTTCGTTTCTATGTGTATCATCATAGCGGCTGCGGCGATAACCAATACGGAAATAGAAAATGTTATGGGTTTGGCGAAGGGGCTGGAGCCTTTGTATGGTTCTGCTGCCAAATATTTTATGGGACTGGGGTTGTTTGCGGCCGGTATAACTTCTGCGATAACCGCTCCTTTGGCAGCTGCCTACGTGGCCAATAGCTGTTTTGGATGGAACGCAAGCTTAAGGGACAATAAATTTAGATTCGTCTGGATGTTCATACTTGTACTTGGGGTTTTCTTCTCCTCCTTTGGTATTAAACCGATCGAAATCATAAAGTTTGCACAAGTGGCCAACGGTATTCTACTTCCCATTATTGCTATTTTTTTAGTTTGGGTGGTCAACAGAAAATCCGTTATGGGAGCATACAGCAATACTAAGCTGCAAAATGCAATCGGTATCGGTATAATTTTACTTTCCGTGGTGTTGGGGTCTAAAAGTGTTTTGAAAGTATTTGGTCTTTTTTAA
- the pxpA gene encoding 5-oxoprolinase subunit PxpA, translating to MEKRFIDINCDVGEGVGNEAELFPLISSCNIACGGHSGDLASMTAVVRLAKKHRVKIGAHPSYPDIKNFGRLSIKMDTRELSDSIKSQVETLAFIAKKEKIDVHHIKPHGALYNDIAKDENLASVFLEAVTRCKNQLFIYVPPKSIIEKLALKKGFKIKREAFGDRNYTADLRLVSRKEANALILNPESVCKHLIRMVKEQYVNTISGERIKIKADTYCIHGDTPNALQILTYLSKELHNHKIYISK from the coding sequence ATGGAAAAAAGGTTTATTGATATTAATTGCGATGTGGGGGAGGGAGTTGGCAACGAAGCCGAGCTTTTTCCCTTGATATCTTCTTGCAATATTGCTTGCGGAGGCCATTCGGGTGATTTGGCTTCTATGACGGCTGTTGTCAGGTTGGCGAAAAAGCATAGGGTTAAGATAGGTGCGCACCCTTCATATCCCGATATAAAAAATTTTGGTAGGCTTTCCATAAAAATGGATACAAGAGAACTCTCGGATAGTATTAAATCACAGGTAGAGACTTTGGCATTCATAGCTAAAAAAGAAAAAATCGACGTACACCATATCAAACCCCACGGTGCTTTGTATAACGATATTGCCAAAGATGAAAACCTCGCTTCTGTTTTTTTGGAAGCGGTAACAAGGTGTAAGAATCAACTTTTTATTTATGTTCCACCCAAGTCGATAATAGAAAAATTGGCATTGAAGAAAGGGTTTAAGATAAAACGGGAAGCGTTTGGGGATAGAAATTATACTGCCGACTTGCGTTTGGTTTCCAGAAAAGAGGCAAATGCATTGATTTTAAATCCTGAATCTGTATGTAAACATCTAATCCGCATGGTTAAGGAACAATACGTAAATACCATATCAGGGGAGCGCATAAAAATAAAGGCCGATACCTATTGTATTCATGGTGACACCCCTAATGCTTTGCAAATATTGACGTATCTTTCTAAAGAATTGCATAATCATAAAATTTATATCTCGAAGTGA